In Thermococcus stetteri, one genomic interval encodes:
- a CDS encoding ferritin family protein — MVPPELEEGLPLEKMRDFSLEELLGMAIKAEIGAGKFYKSLAERVDIQELKEKIEWLAGEEKKHEELLRKIYASMFPGKEVVFPKEHIGPELQPVARKLNGVQDLIDLIRWAMKAEEIAAQFYAKLEEMVDTEEKKRLMRYLSDMERGHYYNLKAEYELLLDWEMYGQMMHVGP; from the coding sequence ATGGTTCCGCCTGAGCTTGAGGAGGGGCTTCCCCTCGAAAAGATGAGGGACTTCTCCCTTGAGGAGCTCCTTGGAATGGCCATAAAGGCCGAGATTGGTGCCGGGAAGTTCTACAAGAGCCTCGCGGAGAGGGTGGACATCCAGGAGCTGAAGGAAAAGATAGAGTGGCTCGCCGGAGAGGAGAAGAAGCACGAGGAGCTTTTGAGGAAGATCTACGCCAGCATGTTCCCTGGCAAGGAGGTCGTCTTTCCGAAGGAGCACATAGGGCCGGAACTCCAGCCGGTGGCGAGGAAGCTCAACGGCGTGCAGGACCTCATAGACCTCATCCGCTGGGCGATGAAGGCCGAGGAAATAGCGGCCCAGTTCTACGCGAAGCTTGAGGAGATGGTCGATACGGAAGAGAAGAAGAGGCTCATGCGCTACCTCAGCGACATGGAGAGAGGCCACTACTACAACCTGAAGGCGGAGTACGAGCTCCTCCTCGACTGGGAGATGTACGGCCAGATGATGCACGTCGGGCCGTGA
- a CDS encoding iron-sulfur cluster assembly protein — MGLLGIFKGPKRKPKRGPREDLPPEVKRVVSTLRNVIDPETEINVVDEGLVYGVTLEGPLVQVFFLLARSTPECHFCQSIAVNVQRKILRDTIEVLKKEGFKRIEIYNEIGLLLDEWGDKDGSA; from the coding sequence TTGGGGCTTCTTGGAATTTTCAAGGGGCCCAAAAGAAAGCCCAAGCGCGGCCCGAGGGAAGACCTTCCGCCGGAGGTCAAGAGGGTCGTCAGCACCCTCAGGAACGTCATCGACCCCGAGACTGAGATCAACGTCGTCGACGAGGGGCTGGTCTACGGTGTTACCTTAGAGGGACCGCTCGTCCAAGTCTTCTTTCTCCTTGCCCGCTCAACCCCCGAATGCCACTTCTGCCAGAGCATAGCCGTCAACGTCCAGAGGAAAATCCTCAGGGACACGATAGAGGTTCTCAAAAAGGAAGGGTTTAAGAGGATTGAAATCTATAATGAGATTGGACTCCTGCTTGACGAATGGGGTGATAAAGATGGTTCCGCCTGA
- a CDS encoding iron-sulfur cluster assembly protein, with amino-acid sequence MKIYMPDREWPEHYRAVLDELAKITDPITGGDIIDSGVVAGLEVTEDTLKVWLNFESHAEYNMTGESAIAYSKIIGDIIERFALVKFENVYVFDLKNNPVGVFENRGRYRAEDLGGG; translated from the coding sequence ATGAAGATCTACATGCCAGATCGCGAGTGGCCCGAGCACTACAGGGCCGTTTTGGATGAGCTCGCAAAGATAACCGATCCCATAACTGGAGGCGACATCATCGATTCTGGCGTCGTAGCAGGTCTCGAGGTCACGGAGGATACGCTCAAGGTCTGGCTCAACTTCGAGAGCCACGCCGAGTACAACATGACCGGAGAGAGCGCCATAGCGTATTCCAAGATCATTGGGGACATCATAGAGCGCTTCGCCCTCGTGAAGTTCGAGAACGTTTACGTCTTTGATCTAAAGAACAACCCCGTTGGGGTCTTCGAGAACCGGGGAAGGTACAGGGCTGAAGACCTCGGGGGCGGCTGA